One genomic region from Haloprofundus salinisoli encodes:
- a CDS encoding NUDIX hydrolase: MTEEPLRATVSLRGVLFGPEGEVLVVRRASDGGWELPGGRLGAGEPVVEGLHREIEEETSIEPDVEEPVHTHAWLNDAGLGRFAVYYYCTVEGKSVSLSPEHTDYDWIVVETATERLSETQSEAVACAWEVHDDG; the protein is encoded by the coding sequence ATGACCGAAGAACCACTCCGGGCGACAGTGAGCCTGCGCGGCGTGCTGTTCGGCCCCGAGGGCGAGGTACTGGTGGTTCGCCGCGCGAGCGACGGCGGGTGGGAACTCCCCGGCGGTCGCCTCGGAGCGGGCGAGCCCGTCGTCGAGGGGCTGCACCGCGAAATCGAGGAGGAGACGAGCATCGAGCCGGACGTCGAGGAACCCGTCCACACGCATGCGTGGCTCAACGACGCGGGTCTCGGCCGCTTCGCCGTCTACTACTACTGCACCGTCGAGGGGAAGTCGGTGTCGCTGAGCCCCGAACACACCGACTACGACTGGATCGTCGTCGAGACGGCCACGGAACGACTGAGCGAGACGCAGAGCGAAGCGGTCGCCTGCGCGTGGGAGGTCCACGACGATGGGTGA
- the kdgK1 gene encoding bifunctional 2-dehydro-3-deoxygluconokinase/2-dehydro-3-deoxygalactonokinase: MTDLVTFGETMLRLSPPQGERLETTDELDLRIGGAESNVAAAVSRLGFESAWFSKLPDSPLGRRVTVELQSHGVETPVAWTDDARMGTYYIEHGGAPRATNVIYDRADAAITTVSADELPLDRVRDAEMFYTSGITPALSEAAAEATSTLLEAANDAGATTVFDLNYRSKLWNHEEAAAGYRALFDAVDVLVAAERDTREVLGREGSPEDLVRGLVDEYDFETVILTRGEEGALALRDGETYEQPVYEAETVDAVGTGDAFVGGFLAARLDGEGVATGLEYAAATAALKRTIDGDIAVVTREEVEAVVGEDDAGISR; encoded by the coding sequence ATGACGGACCTCGTTACGTTCGGCGAGACGATGCTTCGCCTCTCGCCACCGCAGGGGGAGCGACTGGAGACGACTGACGAGCTCGACCTCCGAATCGGCGGCGCAGAGAGCAACGTCGCCGCGGCCGTCTCCCGCCTCGGCTTCGAGTCGGCGTGGTTCTCGAAACTCCCCGACTCGCCGCTGGGTCGGCGCGTCACCGTCGAACTGCAGAGTCACGGCGTCGAGACGCCCGTCGCGTGGACCGACGACGCCCGGATGGGTACCTACTACATCGAACACGGCGGCGCGCCGCGGGCGACGAATGTCATCTACGACCGCGCCGATGCCGCCATCACCACCGTCTCGGCCGACGAACTCCCGCTCGACCGCGTCCGCGACGCCGAGATGTTCTACACCAGCGGCATCACCCCGGCGCTGTCGGAGGCGGCGGCGGAAGCGACGTCGACGCTGTTGGAGGCGGCCAACGACGCCGGCGCGACGACGGTGTTCGACCTGAACTACCGCTCGAAGCTCTGGAACCACGAAGAAGCGGCCGCAGGGTATCGCGCGCTGTTCGACGCCGTCGACGTACTCGTCGCCGCCGAGCGCGACACCCGCGAGGTGCTCGGCCGCGAGGGCAGCCCCGAAGATCTCGTTCGCGGACTCGTCGACGAGTACGATTTCGAGACGGTCATCCTCACCCGCGGCGAGGAGGGCGCGCTCGCGCTGCGCGACGGCGAGACGTACGAACAACCCGTCTACGAGGCGGAGACCGTCGACGCCGTCGGCACGGGCGACGCCTTCGTCGGGGGCTTCCTCGCGGCGCGACTCGACGGTGAGGGCGTGGCGACCGGACTGGAGTACGCCGCCGCGACGGCGGCGCTGAAGCGGACCATCGACGGCGACATCGCGGTGGTCACCCGCGAGGAGGTCGAGGCCGTCGTCGGCGAGGACGACGCGGGCATCTCGCGGTAG
- a CDS encoding dihydrolipoyl dehydrogenase family protein, producing the protein MHVVILGAYGSAGVAAAERLADADEVDRLTLVDGGDPGGGLCILRGCMPSKEILSAAAHRYHARHDERLVGDLPEMDLERVVSTKDAHIRNFAEHRRSAVHLLAERDDVEFLDENARFTGARTLAVGDRELTPDYVVVATGSTVNVPDTPGLDEVPYSTSADVLDATEFGDSALVMGFGYIGVELAAYLAEAGVDLTVVEHDDRPLDEADDEFGDDLLALYREEFDIDVRTNVNERRVERTDDGGVRMYLTGGSDEGLVEADQLFLFTGRRPNVGGLNLEAAGLKAEQGWVDATMQSRDDERVFVVGDANGREPILHVAKEQGHLAADNVLAHAAGEELEPYENVHHHVIFSGASVYPYVRVGHSEQSAEDAGLNYVSVSREASDDGVFKTKYATRGRGKLLVDADDGTVLGYQGLHYHADVMAKTMQVVVEREMRVDEIPDRAYHPTTPEIIDGLLRAAKSKLR; encoded by the coding sequence ATGCACGTCGTCATTCTCGGTGCCTACGGGAGCGCTGGCGTCGCGGCCGCCGAACGCCTCGCCGACGCGGACGAAGTCGACCGACTGACGCTCGTCGACGGCGGCGACCCCGGCGGCGGCCTGTGCATTCTGCGGGGGTGTATGCCCTCGAAGGAGATACTGTCGGCGGCGGCACATCGCTACCACGCCCGCCACGACGAACGCCTCGTCGGCGACCTGCCGGAGATGGATCTCGAACGCGTCGTCTCGACGAAGGACGCACACATCCGCAACTTCGCCGAACACCGACGGAGTGCGGTACATCTGTTGGCCGAGCGCGACGACGTCGAGTTTCTCGACGAGAACGCCCGCTTCACCGGCGCGCGCACGCTCGCCGTCGGCGACCGTGAACTGACGCCCGACTACGTCGTCGTCGCCACCGGGTCGACGGTGAACGTCCCCGACACGCCGGGGTTGGACGAGGTGCCGTACTCCACGAGCGCGGACGTGCTCGACGCTACCGAGTTCGGCGACTCGGCTCTCGTGATGGGCTTCGGCTACATCGGCGTGGAGCTCGCCGCGTACCTCGCGGAGGCGGGCGTCGACCTCACCGTCGTCGAGCACGACGACCGACCGCTGGACGAGGCCGACGACGAGTTCGGCGACGACCTGCTCGCGCTCTACCGCGAGGAGTTCGACATCGACGTGCGGACGAACGTGAACGAACGGCGCGTCGAGCGGACCGACGACGGCGGCGTCAGAATGTACCTCACCGGCGGCAGCGACGAGGGGCTCGTCGAGGCCGACCAGTTGTTCCTCTTCACCGGGCGGCGGCCGAACGTCGGCGGACTGAACCTCGAAGCGGCGGGGCTGAAGGCAGAGCAAGGGTGGGTCGACGCGACGATGCAGAGCCGCGACGACGAGCGGGTGTTCGTCGTCGGCGACGCGAACGGCCGCGAACCCATCCTCCACGTCGCCAAGGAACAGGGCCACCTCGCCGCCGACAACGTGCTGGCGCACGCGGCGGGCGAGGAACTCGAACCGTACGAGAACGTCCACCACCACGTCATCTTCTCGGGGGCGTCGGTGTACCCGTACGTCCGCGTCGGCCACTCCGAGCAGTCGGCCGAGGACGCCGGTCTGAACTACGTCAGCGTCTCGCGGGAGGCCAGCGACGACGGCGTGTTCAAGACGAAGTACGCGACGCGGGGCCGGGGGAAACTCCTTGTCGACGCCGACGACGGTACCGTCCTCGGGTATCAGGGACTGCACTACCACGCCGACGTGATGGCGAAGACGATGCAGGTCGTCGTCGAGCGGGAGATGCGCGTCGACGAGATTCCGGACCGCGCGTACCACCCGACGACGCCCGAAATCATCGACGGCTTGCTCCGCGCGGCAAAGTCGAAACTCCGCTGA
- the mutL gene encoding DNA mismatch repair endonuclease MutL gives MGETGDSPDDDPHIRALDDATVRQIAAGEVVERPASVVKELVENSLDADASRVSVAVENGGKGGIRVRDDGVGMSESNLQRAVEKHTTSKIRDISDLDAGVGTLGFRGEALHTVGAVSRLTVRSKPRTDGAGGAGAELTVEGGDVGETRPAGCPAGTTIEVDDLFFNTPARKKFLKTDPTEFDHVNTVVTQYALANPGVAVSLEHNGREVFATEGNGDLPSAVLSVYGREVAEAMVRVDYDADGPGPVESVSGVVSHPETTRAGREYLSTFVNDRYVTAATLREAVLDAYGGQLAPDRYPFAVLFVDVEPDAVDVNVHPRKMEVRFDDESSAKRAVADAVEEALLDHGLVRSSAPRGLSAPDEAEVRPGRDETEVVGGAGTAHEAASDVAGRTSRTDRRATRVGGEAERRGETAPQSGTASESASSPGDSPASSRRSEPSGRAEESDARPARSTRNGGGPRASEASAGATETPSDAARLPESDTRGRPTQSAESEQSWLSATSPDASAAPDARGSGVAAPTTQRTLSGDDATSETAFDSLPRMRVLGQLHDTYVVAETPSGLVLVDQHAADERVNYERLQNELAGDTPTQALADPVELELTAREAALFEEYADALAQVGFHAGRSDERTVEVRTVPAVFGATLDPELLRDVVSAFVAEEDDGGERTVDAVADSLLADLACYPSITGNTSLTEGSVVELLEALDACENPYACPHGRPVIIEFGRDDIEARFERDYPGHAGRRAEE, from the coding sequence ATGGGTGAGACGGGCGACTCGCCCGACGACGACCCGCACATCCGCGCGCTCGACGACGCGACGGTTCGCCAAATCGCGGCGGGGGAGGTCGTCGAGCGACCCGCCTCGGTCGTCAAGGAACTCGTCGAGAACAGCCTCGACGCCGATGCCTCGCGCGTCTCGGTCGCCGTCGAGAACGGCGGGAAAGGCGGTATCCGCGTCCGCGACGACGGCGTCGGGATGAGCGAGTCGAACCTCCAACGCGCCGTCGAGAAACACACGACGAGCAAGATACGGGACATCTCGGACCTCGACGCCGGCGTCGGCACGCTGGGCTTCCGCGGCGAGGCGCTGCACACGGTCGGTGCGGTGTCGCGGCTCACGGTTCGCTCGAAACCGCGCACCGACGGTGCCGGCGGCGCAGGGGCCGAACTCACCGTCGAGGGCGGGGACGTCGGCGAGACGCGACCCGCCGGCTGTCCGGCGGGGACGACCATCGAAGTGGACGACCTCTTCTTCAACACGCCCGCCCGCAAGAAGTTCCTCAAGACCGACCCCACGGAGTTCGACCACGTCAACACCGTCGTCACGCAGTACGCGCTGGCGAACCCCGGCGTGGCGGTGTCGCTCGAACACAACGGCAGAGAGGTGTTCGCCACCGAGGGCAACGGCGACCTGCCATCGGCGGTTCTTTCGGTCTACGGCCGCGAGGTGGCCGAGGCGATGGTCCGCGTCGACTACGACGCCGACGGCCCCGGACCCGTCGAGTCGGTGTCGGGCGTCGTCAGCCACCCCGAGACGACCCGCGCCGGACGCGAGTACCTCTCGACGTTCGTCAACGACCGCTACGTCACCGCCGCGACGCTCCGCGAGGCAGTGTTGGACGCCTACGGCGGGCAGCTCGCGCCCGACCGCTACCCGTTCGCCGTCCTGTTCGTCGACGTCGAACCCGACGCCGTCGACGTGAACGTCCATCCCCGCAAGATGGAGGTGCGGTTCGACGACGAGTCGAGCGCCAAGCGCGCCGTCGCCGACGCCGTCGAGGAGGCGCTTCTGGACCACGGGCTCGTCCGGTCGTCGGCCCCGCGCGGCCTCTCCGCGCCCGACGAGGCGGAAGTTCGACCCGGTCGGGACGAGACGGAAGTCGTCGGCGGCGCGGGCACCGCCCACGAAGCCGCGAGCGACGTCGCCGGGCGGACGAGTCGTACCGACCGGAGAGCGACGCGGGTCGGCGGCGAGGCGGAGCGACGCGGCGAGACCGCCCCTCAGAGCGGAACCGCGAGCGAGAGCGCGAGTTCGCCCGGCGATTCGCCCGCTTCGTCCCGCCGGAGCGAACCGTCGGGTCGAGCCGAGGAGTCGGACGCCCGACCGGCGAGGTCGACGCGGAACGGAGGCGGACCGCGTGCGTCGGAGGCGAGCGCGGGGGCGACGGAGACACCGTCCGACGCAGCGCGACTCCCCGAATCCGACACCAGGGGGCGCCCCACACAGAGCGCCGAGAGCGAACAGTCGTGGCTCTCTGCGACCAGTCCGGACGCGAGCGCCGCGCCCGACGCCCGAGGCTCGGGCGTCGCCGCGCCGACGACGCAGCGAACGCTCTCGGGCGACGATGCGACGTCGGAGACGGCGTTCGACAGCTTGCCGCGGATGCGCGTCCTCGGCCAACTACACGACACGTACGTCGTCGCCGAGACGCCTAGTGGGCTCGTACTCGTCGACCAGCACGCCGCCGACGAGCGCGTCAACTACGAGCGCCTGCAGAACGAACTCGCGGGCGACACGCCGACGCAGGCGCTGGCAGACCCCGTCGAGTTGGAGTTGACGGCGCGGGAGGCGGCGCTGTTCGAGGAGTACGCCGACGCGCTGGCGCAGGTCGGCTTCCACGCCGGGCGAAGCGACGAGCGGACCGTCGAAGTCCGCACGGTGCCGGCCGTCTTCGGTGCGACGCTGGACCCCGAGTTGCTGCGCGACGTGGTGAGCGCGTTCGTCGCCGAGGAGGACGACGGCGGCGAGCGAACCGTCGACGCCGTGGCGGACTCCCTGCTCGCCGACTTGGCGTGCTACCCGTCCATCACGGGCAACACGTCGCTGACGGAGGGGTCGGTCGTCGAGCTGCTGGAGGCGCTCGACGCCTGCGAGAACCCGTACGCCTGCCCGCACGGCCGACCCGTCATCATCGAGTTCGGACGCGACGACATCGAAGCCAGATTCGAGCGCGACTACCCGGGCCACGCAGGGCGGCGCGCCGAGGAGTAG